Proteins encoded by one window of Lathyrus oleraceus cultivar Zhongwan6 chromosome 1, CAAS_Psat_ZW6_1.0, whole genome shotgun sequence:
- the LOC127075314 gene encoding LRR receptor-like serine/threonine-protein kinase GHR1, giving the protein MKLFTLFVLSASFFTIMGQLPSQDILALLEFKKCIKHDPTGYVLNSWNEESIDFDGCPSSWNGVLCNGGNVAGVVLDNLGLSADTDLSVFSNLSKLVKLSMANNSISGKLPDNVADFKSLEFLDISNNLFSSSLPDGIGKFDSLQNLSLAGNNFSGPIPNSISEMSSIKSLDLSCNALSGALPQSLTKLDSLVSLNVSHNGFTGKIPRGFELISNLDKLDLHGNMLDGTLDLEFMLLSSASYVDLSDNMLLSSDSGKFLPQISESIKYMNLSHNQLTGSLVGGAEQPVFQNLKVLDLSYNQLNGELPGFDFVYDLQILKLSNNRFSGFIPSGLLKGDSLVLTELDLSANNLSGPLSIITSTTLHFLNISSNGFTGQLPPLTGSCAVLDLSNNKFEGNLTRMFKWGNIEYLDLSRNRLTGNIPEVTPQFMRLNYLNLSGNDLGDNLPNVLTRYPKLRVLDISSNQLKGFLLPDFFTMPTLQELHLENNLIDGGINLSSTLDQSHLQVLDLSHNQLSSFFPDKFGSLTSLRVLNIAGNKFAGSLPTTISDMSSLDSLDISDNRFTGPLPNNMPIGLKDFNASENDLSGVVPEILRKFPTSSFFPGNAKLHFPNGPPGSTVSPADSSKGRKSMKTVVKVIIIVSCVVALFILILLAVFIHYIRMSRSSTQEYDTNKDIRGRPQPVISGPIRPTERGAPLVVSAEDLVASRKGSPSEIISPDEKTAAVAGFSPSKHSHFSWSPGSGDSLTAENLARLDTRSPDRLIGELHFLDDTISLTPEELSRAPAEVLGRSSHGTSYKATLDNGVLLRVKWLREGVAKQRKEFVKEIRKFANIRHPNVVGLRGYYWGPTQHEKLILSDYISPGSLSSFLYDRPGRNGPPLTWAQRLKIAVDVARGLNYLHFDRAVPHGNLKATNVLLDTPDMNARVADYCLHRLMTQAGTIEQILDAGVLGYRAPELAASKKPMPSFKSDVYAFGVILLELLTGRCAGDVVSGEEGGVDLTDWLRLRVAEGRGSECFDSTLMSEMGNPVVEKGMKEVLGIAIRCIRSVSERPGIKTIYEDLSSI; this is encoded by the exons ATGAAGCTCTTTACCCTTTTTGTGTTATCTGCATCTTTCTTTACCATTATGGGGCAGCTTCCTTCACAGGACATTTTAGCATTGTTGGAATTTAAGAAATGCATCAAGCATGACCCTACTGGTTATGTCCTGAATTCATGGAATGAAGAATCCATTGACTTTGACGGTTGTCCGTCTTCATGGAATGGTGTTCTTTGTAACGGTGGTAATGTTGCTGGTGTTGTCCTTGATAACTTAGGTCTCTCTGCCGATACTGACTTGAGTGTTTTTTCTAATCTGTCAAAGCTTGTGAAACTTTCCATGGCCAACAATTCCATATCAGGAAAATTACCTGACAATGTTGCCGATTTCAAAAGCCTTGAATTTCTTGATATTTCTAATAACCTCTTTTCCTCGTCCTTACCGGATGGAATCGGTAAATTTGATAGCTTGCAGAATCTGTCATTGGCTGGAAATAACTTTTCCGGTCCAATTCCGAATTCTATTTCAGAGATGTCTTCCATCAAATCTTTAGACTTGAGCTGCAACGCCCTTTCCGGAGCGCTTCCGCAATCGTTGACTAAGCTGGATAGTCTTGTATCTCTTAATGTGTCTCATAATGGCTTCACTGGAAAAATTCCCAGAGGTTTCGAGCTTATTTCCAACCTTGATAAACTTGACTTGCACGGGAATATGCTCGACGGTACTTTAGATCTTGAATTCATGCTTTTATCAAGTGCTAGCTATGTTGATTTAAGTGATAACATGCTGCTGAGTTCCGATTCCGGCAAATTTCTTCCGCAAATATCTGAAAGTATTAAGTATATGAATCTAAGCCATAACCAGCTTACTGGTTCATTGGTTGGTGGAGCTGAGCAACCGGTTTTCCAAAACTTGAAGGTGTTGGATCTCAGTTATAACCAATTGAATGGTGAATTACCTGGATTCGATTTTGTTTACGATCTCCAAATCCTTAAGCTTAGCAACAATAGATTTTCAGGATTTATTCCAAGTGGCTTACTTAAAGGAGATTCTTTGGTTTTAACTGAACTTGATTTGAGCGCCAACAATCTCTCAG GACCGCTGAGTATAATTACATCCACGACACTTCACTTTCTGAATATCTCGTCGAATGGTTTCACTGGCCAGCTGCCGCCACTGACTGGAAGTTGCGCTGTACTTGATCTGTCAAATAACAAATTTGAAGGAAATTTGACGAGGATGTTTAAATGGGGGAACATAGAATATCTTGATCTCAGCCGGAATCGTTTGACTGGGAACATCCCCGAGGTAACTCCTCAGTTTATGCGATTGAACTATTTGAACTTATCCGGTAATGATCTCGGTGACAACCTTCCAAATGTGTTAACACGGTATCCAAAGCTTAGAGTGCTTGATATCAGTTCCAACCAATTAAAAGGCTTTCTTCTACCAGATTTTTTCACAATGCCAACATTACAAGAGCTTCATCTCGAAAATAATTTGATCGATGGTGGCATCAATTTATCGTCTACTCTTGACCAATCTCATCTTCAAGTTCTTGATCTTTCTCACAACCAGCTTAGTAGCTTTTTTCCTGATAAGTTTGGATCATTAACTAGCCTGAGAGTGCTCAATATCGCTGGAAATAAATTTGCCGGTTCTCTACCAACTACTATTTCTGACATGAGTTCTCTAGACTCCTTGGATATATCGGATAATCGTTTTACCGGTCCACTTCCAAATAACATGCCAATTGGACTCAAAGACTTCAATGCTTCGGAAAATGATCTATCTGGAGTTGTCCCAGAAATTCTTAGGAAGTTCCCGACTTCTTCTTTCTTTCCTGGAAATGCAAAGTTACATTTTCCAAATGGTCCTCCCGGATCAACCGTTTCACCGGCCGATAGTTCCAAGGGGAGGAAGTCTATGAAGACGGTTGTTAAAGTAATAATTATAGTGTCATGTGTGGTTGCTCTCTTCATATTAATCTTACTGGCTGTCTTCATACACTACATACGTATGTCAAGATCATCTACTCAAGAATATGATACAAATAAGGATATCCGCGGGCGCCCTCAACCGGTAATCTCTGGACCTATTCGTCCGACAGAGAGAGGCGCCCCTTTGGTTGTATCAGCTGAAGATCTCGTAGCCTCACGTAAAGGATCACCATCAGAAATAATTAGCCCTGATGAAAAAACTGCAGCTGTAGCTGGATTCTCCCCATCGAAACATAGCCACTTTTCATGGTCACCAGGATCTGGCGATTCATTGACTGCCGAAAATCTTGCAAGACTAGATACGAGGTCTCCAGATAGGTTGATTGGTGAGCTGCATTTTCTTGATGATACAATATCGCTGACACCCGAGGAGCTATCTAGGGCACCGGCTGAAGTTTTGGGAAGAAGTAGTCACGGTACTTCTTACAAGGCAACTTTGGATAATGGCGTGTTGTTGAGAGTGAAGTGGTTGAGAGAAGGAGTGGCGAAACAAAGGAAAGAATTTgttaaagagataagaaagttTGCAAACATCAGGCATCCGAATGTCGTCGGTTTGAGAGGTTATTATTGGGGTCCTACGCAGCATGAGAAGCTCATTCTTTCAGATTACATTTCACCAGGAAGTCTTTCAAGTTTTCTTTATG ATCGACCAGGAAGAAACGGTCCACCATTAACATGGGCTCAGAGGCTCAAAATAGCAGTTGACGTAGCACGTGGCCTGAACTATCTCCATTTCGACCGAGCTGTTCCTCATGGGAACCTTAAAGCTACAAACGTCCTGTTAGACACACCTGATATGAACGCACGCGTTGCTGATTATTGTCTTCACCGACTTATGACTCAAGCTGGCACTATTGAACAGATTCTTGATGCCGGTGTCTTAGGTTATCGTGCACCAGAGTTAGCCGCTTCCAAGAAGCCAATGCCGTCCTTCAAGTCAGACGTCTATGCTTTCGGCGTTATACTTTTGGAGCTTTTAACTGGAAGGTGCGCTGGTGATGTGGTATCCGGTGAGGAGGGAGGTGTTGATCTTACAGATTGGCTAAGATTACGGGTAGCAGAAGGTCGAGGCTCGGAGTGTTTTGATTCTACTCTGATGTCAGAAATGGGAAATCCAGTTGTAGAAAAGGGAATGAAAGAGGTCTTGGGAATAGCAATCCGATGTATTCGATCGGTTTCCGAAAGACCTGGTATCAAAACTATATATGAAGATCTTTCTTCTATATAG